gaacctcatcactactcaaccgaggttagtcttgatacttactgggtaccgaccttagtgtactcatactacacttctatacatttttgtACATATCCAAATATTCGAACTAGCAGATTCAGGCAGTGAGAGATTCTTGATCgtgaggattcaaggtagagctgcttGATCGTCGCAGTCCAGTGTCCTTTCCGTACTTTATTACTGTCAAATCTCTATCCGAACAGTATTGTATTTCGAGTGTTTCTATGTAGTGAGTAGAGTTCGTGACTCTATAATAGTTAGTCTTGGAAAATTTGTTATGATTATTGTCCTGTAGGCTTGTATAACCTTTATTTCTGTGTTTATATTAAATCATGTTTTCTATATGTCATGTTTAATTGGTTTAACTATCGTAAGTGATCGacttacctagttttagagaccaggtgccatcacgatccataaggtgagattttgggtcatgacagttcAACTAAATACAGAATTTTAAAAAGCAATAAAAAAGCAATAAAGACTTCTTAACTTGTGATTCTAAATATGTCATAACATTTTGTGACTTTAAAATCATATTATTAACAGtaaaatgagtatgatgggactAAATTATTTCCGGAAAGACAAAGTTATCATTGTTATTTGaataattaaaaggaaaaaaaaacctttttttcCGAAAAAACAAAGTCATAGTTGTTATTGGGactaattaaaagaaaagagcGTCACATCAAATGGAACAAAAGATATATTAGCATCCAATAAGATCTGAGTTCCTCATCTCTTTTATCTCCATGAGAAGAAAGATCCGTTCTATATATCATGTAGGACAAGTTTGGAAAATTACAATCCGGAAGCTCCCTCACAACAAAATTTGCCACTAATTTGCACTATGAAGCAAACCCTTGAAATGAAATCGAATTATTGCTACTAAATTCACCGAAGTGGAGGTCAATCCAACCTATAAAGATATCAGTACAAAAGAATAAAGGATAGGAACTCCACAGAATGTGCAAAGTAAAATCAATGATGGTCTCTGTATTGGTTGAGGCTTGATGCAAGTATCTGGAAGTTCCAAGCTAAAACTGCTGGCATTGCAACTCCAAATTTCTGGAaaatagagaaagaaaaagaatgcTATTTGTTGGCAGGCTCCTCATCCCAATTCCAAATGTCAAGTGAGATGCTATTTGTTGGCAGGCATCTCAATTCACAATTTCCTTTGAGAAAGGCAAATACTTGTAAACTGACAATTAGTCAACCTGGTTGCTTTAAGGAATTAAGCAGTTTCTTCTATCGTAATCTGTATAACCTACATCGACCATGCAAAGACCATCGGGCGGAGCAGGTGGAGCAGTGGCACGCCTGCAGGTGGCATCCATCAGCCTCAGCAAGGCACCATCATCGGCTCCAGCAGCTGCTTCCCTAATCGCTGTTGCCACAAGAACACGAACCATCTGCAAAGCATAGCAAGTGAAAATATGCATGTTGCAACAGTTCAAATGACATCGCACAATGGTCCAAGTTACTCCTTTAATGACATAGTGACCTGTAGGTCAACAGTTCAAAGAACATGGTACAATCGGAAGGGAAGTATAAAGAGTATATAGGCAACGGTAATCTTCCTTCTTAACTATCACATCAACACTTTTTCAATCTCTCCTAAGAACGAAAAGAAACCCGGTTACGCTACAGGTCTAGGGTGTGAGCAGATAGTTGTGAAAGAACCTAAGCATCCAACACAAAATCTTACGACAAAGGGTGGAGTGACCAAAGCCTTTATAAACCCTTCTGGAAGCCTTAACAAAATCCCTATGGGACAAACATACTCAATACTCTATTGCAAGTGTAACATTGATTTTGGGGTTTACACGTGGACGTTAATGTGGATTACGAGTGTGAGGGAACATATAGAAATTTCTCGGAACAACCATACCCTCCGCAAGAAACGGTTAGCGACCAACTCAATGCACATCGTCTTCATATGACCCCCGCCCTACAATTTCAgtacaagaaaagaaaaggattcTTAGTGAAATAATTGATTTAATGGCAATGTAACTGCACATGAATCAGATCAGACATCAAAAGTAGTTTGAATCCAACAGCTTCAGCAGACAATTAAGCAGCAAAAGAAAGCACAGATAGGGTCTATGATggcaaaaggaagaaaaagaacaGGAtcagaaatgaagaaaaagatGAAATAAAATAAGTACAGTCAACCCTCTCTATAAAGCCTCGTTTGTTACgatatttttttacttttatagtgaatggttGTTATATACATATAACATCATTTGAGGTCTAAATACTTTTTGGCCGTTATAGATAAAAATTATCCAAAAATCAACTAATTTTCATTCTTCAATGTTACATATAAAAGATGAGAAAATTATgcaaatttaaaatctcaaaagatATGGATATTTCACTTGTTGAATATTGAAGAAAGCTAATACATTATTAATAAATTCATAACTAAACTTATACAGATTTAAACTCTAAGGCACACACTTTAAAGCTACTTAGGAAAATATATTCTTTTAAAATTAATGGAAGAACTTTGTAGCTTATTTCATAGATTTCATTATCTTACTAGCGATATAACTCTTGAATTTGTGAAGATTTGTGTCAAAATTTTCAGCAAAAAGGTATCCAATAGCTTTCCCTTGAAGACAATCTAAGAGTTTAACAGTTAAATCTTCTATCTAAATATTTTGTTGGCATTTGTCCAATGAAAAGATATAATGTGCAAATCTTGAAATCCTATGTCTTATGCAAAATAGAAACTTTGTTCAATGGATAAGATTATGTGCATATTTTTAGAATTATTATTAGTCCTTAAAGATTCTATACGGTTGTTATAGAGGGGTTAATTTTACAAAAAGCGTTCCGCTATAAATATGGTTGTTGTTATAGGTAAAACAACTGTTACAGAGAGGTAAAATATAACTTTAAAAATCGGTTCTGAGGAAAACTTGGCTTTTTTAGTGAATTGCTGTTATATAGGGATGTTGTTATATAGAGGTCTGAATGTACTCCAAATTCTTAAACTAATATCCATCTTTAATCTACAATGTAACTGGCAGCATCACATGGAAACCAGTAAAGACATTTTTCTTATGTAGGTTTGACAAAATTTTAAGGTTTGGCATACTCTTAGACACTAATGAGTTAGAATCTTTTTGATATTGATGAAATTAATAGTTTGTTGATGTAAAAGGGAAATCCACACATACAAGGTGTATACAACAATAGAGAATCTAAAAGAGGTGGTCCTCTAATATACAAAAAAGACAGAAAAGTTACAACTAATCTTAACATAAGTGCCAAACGAGCCCCTTCACTTGCTCACCTTCTCTGACTCTTCCTTTTGAATTCCCATCCTAGGGGCATATATGACGGGAATCACACATTTAATTCCAAACACACTACACACCATATACAGTTGCCCATGTGCATGCAGAGAGTGCATTTTTTTAAACCTCTTAGCTCAATCATCaaagcaaaacaaaaataaaatcaaacacATGTACTCAAAAGTTCATCAAAATCCTCCACATGCAAAATGAACCAAGCCGCATGTTCTCCATTAAACACACAACAAAAACTGTAGATATCCCAGCATACCACATGTTTCATGAAGAATTACAGAATGCAAAAATTATCTTTGCAGAGGATACCCTGTGCCTCAATCCATACTACCTTCTTGTTTTGCAGGGTAAAATCCAAGTATACCTCTAGTCAAAGTGACTCTTTTTAGACAACAATGCAATGTTTGGTTCATTGATTCCTCATTCCaactcctcccccccccccccgattcTTGTGCCTTCATATTCTAAAACAGTAGGAAATGCTTATTCCTAGAAAGCGTTTTACAACTAAATCCTAGAATCCTCTGGTCTCGCTCTCACATGAGGAATGGGCATCCCAAATGTTCTGGCgccttttaattttattttggaTCATGAGGATCTATTATCTTGTTCCTAAATATAAGAATCCAAAAATTAGTCACAAATCTCTTCCTCCAAATCAAGCATCAGATAAAAGCAGACAGCTTGTTGTTAGAAGTCAAACGCAAAGACTTACGCAAAAAGTCAAATGGAACGGCTTTACAGATGTATACCCAAAACTTTTAATCAAAAATGGTCTTCAAGAAACGTTCTAGAGAACTGATAATTTACCTTCAAAAGCCTTTAGTTAAGAACTTGCTCATATTTGATCGATAAATTAACATATATAGACATACTATTCACTGCATTTCTAAACAGCCACACTACAATAAAGAAGACTTCTATAAGTTATTCAGATGAAGGAACATGGATCTTCATGCATATGAAGACACGTGTTCTCAACAAGAAGCATGTGAAAATCCACAATTTAAATAAGCAAAACCAACAAGCTTAGTAGTAACTGTTTGATACCTTTGCACATGGTATTGAGATTTCAATAGCTCTAGCATGGAAGACAAAGCACTCTGTTGGTGGACCACTGTGACATTCATAAAGATACAAAAATCTGGTCATCAGTCTACCATTAAGTATGAATACAATGTGAAATGTAACTTTATAGCTGAACATGCCTACTCCTATGGCTTGGTACTGGAAATCATAAAGTACACATTTATTTTCGTTCTTCGCTGACTTCACTTTACTTTTCTAGGGACATGATCAATGATCCGAAGCTAAAATGATTTGATGTAGATGGTGCAACAATCACAATCATCTTGTGACACCTTAGATTAAAGTGCTTTTTCAATATAGTTTCTTCTCCCAGGAGAAGATCGTGACTAATTGTAAATATTATCATAATAACGTAAAATAATAATGGTACTAGTGTTAGTAAATATTTCTAGGTGTTATTAACTTAttatatgatgatgatgacgacgacgacaacagcaacaacaacaataataataataacaatacaaTGGATACGTGCATGATATGATTTTTGATGTTCTCTCTATTTCAACTTCATAGTCGAGGGTCTATTGCAAACAGTCTCtttatcctcacaaggtaggggtaaggtctgcgtacacactaccctcctcagaccccatggtgtgggataatactgggtatgtctcaagagcaaggtgggaagttcttggagggaaggatgccgagggtctatttggaaacagtctccctaccccagggtaggggtaaggtttgcgtacacactaccctccccagaccccactaagtgggattatactgggttgttgttgttgttgttgttctgtttCAACTTCATATACAAAAATCTCAGTAGTACTAGCCGTTCATTAAGCATCTAGAATGAGAGATTTAGATGTCAAACTGAACAGATATGTTGAAGATCAACAGAATTTAATTTCATCTGTGATTTAGTGTAATAAGGGACAAAGAATCACTGCAAGAAGAAGTAAAGAACCATAATGGGAAAACAAAACTTACGTGTTCCTTGAAGCTTTAAGATCTCGTGCAAACATTTTGTAAGATAAAAGCTTTCCTTCAAGCTGACCCAAAAGCCGGTTAACCTTGCTTACTTTAAACTTGGTTGGTTTGTTTCCATGCACCAGCTCGTCATTGTCATCATCCATTACATCTACATTACTTTCGTCAATTGCACTTTTACCACATTCATTCTGTTGATGAACATCAGTGCAACTGTTGATCCACATTTGACCATCTTGCTCTCCATTTAATGCATCATCGATAGGGAATAAATATAAATAGTGTCTCCATTTTGCAGAGAAGTTGGGATGAAAATCTCGTGATACCTATTGCAAGAAAAATTTAGTTTTGTTACACCTAATCCGCagataaaaaggaaaaaggaaggtATAATTGATGTTGTGCAGACGGTAATACACCCTTTTTTGATAAGTAAAAAAAATCTATTGATTTCTGTAGCACAAAGTAGGTACTTCCTATGCAGAAAAAGATGGACTGGATCGCTTTAAACTATGCTGGGAGTGTAAGAACCCAAAATTGCTATCAATATAATGACATCCTACTCATAAATTCAACAAGTAAAGACATCAAGATTTTACAGAAGAGGCAGATGTTGCTTTTCCTTCAAAACATACTGATTCTTTTGAACCAAACCTGTCCGAAATATGCACGTGTAGTATGCCCAATTAACTCAAAAAGGTTGCAATTAAATCATTAGTGATTCACAAATTGCAAAAGTCATTCCTACCAATCATACTCCAAATGCTAATAGAGATTGGTGAATGTGAGCGTCAGCCTCTTCCATG
The Nicotiana sylvestris chromosome 11, ASM39365v2, whole genome shotgun sequence DNA segment above includes these coding regions:
- the LOC104215532 gene encoding uncharacterized protein isoform X3, whose translation is MYARPWHKVVDFYADMVKGHTSLSGLFGKETQAEHEDAEIREDHEKSEVVSFPVKDRGGRWDRVTFKIVLSYHGGSFDGWQKQPALNTVQGLVERSLGQFVDERKAQLLKDKNLPLEACTVVAGRTDKGVSASQQVCSFYTWRKDIKIQDVKDAIDKAAPGKIRVVSLTKVSRDFHPNFSAKWRHYLYLFPIDDALNGEQDGQMWINSCTDVHQQNECGKSAIDESNVDVMDDDNDELVHGNKPTKFKVSKVNRLLGQLEGKLLSYKMFARDLKASRNTGPPTECFVFHARAIEISIPCAKGGGHMKTMCIELVANRFLRRMVRVLVATAIREAAAGADDGALLRLMDATCRRATAPPAPPDGLCMVDVGYTDYDRRNCLIP